One window of the Pedobacter ginsengisoli genome contains the following:
- a CDS encoding undecaprenyl-phosphate glucose phosphotransferase, with translation MIDKYGTYYKAISILLDLFLVNLSIFFGYSITHHTLGYTGVDPSLLHILLINFVWFNVTQITRLYNDIFVKDAIPTIRQTLGSLLLFIVVISILLFAIKDFSISGKLMGIALLVFIPLLLFVKIGFLLLRRSRRTKMINYKKVVIVGAGPLGVDLRKYMEKNTHLGYRVVGFFDDNPALKSNEVNILGSVEECIDYVRESSIREVYCALPDRAIGKINQLMRRADKEMIRFKLVPDVKDYFKKNVMVQLYGHLPVLSPRTEPLEIMINQVVKRIFDIVFSLLVVIFVMSWLVPLMAILIKMESKGPVFFKQLRSGKHNEPFYCWKFRSMCVNGDSDIKQASKEDSRITKIGAFMRRNSIDEMPQFFNVLMGDMSVVGPRPHMLQHTAEYSALIDQFMVRHFLLPGITGWAQVNGLRGETREDGSMEERVDADIWYLENWSLLLDLKITFLTIWQILVGNKNAW, from the coding sequence ATGATAGATAAGTACGGTACTTACTACAAAGCCATAAGTATATTATTAGATCTTTTTCTGGTTAACCTGTCTATCTTTTTTGGATATTCAATTACGCACCATACTTTAGGGTATACAGGTGTAGATCCGAGCCTGCTTCATATTTTGCTGATTAACTTTGTCTGGTTTAATGTAACCCAGATCACCCGTTTGTACAATGACATTTTCGTTAAAGATGCCATCCCAACCATCAGGCAAACTTTAGGGTCATTATTGCTTTTTATAGTCGTTATTTCAATTTTATTATTTGCAATAAAAGACTTTAGCATTTCCGGGAAGCTGATGGGAATTGCATTGCTGGTATTTATTCCATTGCTTTTGTTTGTGAAAATAGGGTTCCTTTTACTTCGCCGTTCGCGCAGGACAAAAATGATCAATTACAAAAAGGTGGTTATAGTGGGGGCAGGGCCATTGGGCGTTGACCTGAGAAAGTACATGGAGAAGAATACGCATCTGGGATACCGGGTGGTTGGCTTTTTTGATGACAATCCGGCTCTTAAGAGTAACGAGGTGAATATTCTTGGAAGTGTTGAAGAATGTATTGATTATGTGCGTGAGAGCAGTATAAGGGAAGTTTATTGTGCTTTGCCCGATCGGGCTATTGGTAAAATCAACCAGTTGATGCGCCGTGCGGATAAGGAAATGATCCGTTTTAAACTGGTGCCAGATGTAAAAGACTATTTTAAGAAGAACGTAATGGTTCAGTTGTATGGTCATTTGCCGGTGCTTAGTCCGCGAACAGAGCCTTTAGAGATCATGATCAACCAGGTTGTGAAGAGGATTTTTGATATTGTTTTTTCGTTGCTGGTTGTAATTTTTGTGATGAGCTGGTTGGTACCGTTAATGGCTATTTTGATTAAGATGGAGTCGAAGGGTCCTGTTTTTTTCAAGCAGCTAAGGTCAGGAAAACATAATGAACCTTTCTATTGCTGGAAGTTCAGGAGTATGTGTGTGAATGGTGATTCTGATATTAAGCAAGCAAGTAAGGAAGATAGCAGGATTACAAAGATCGGGGCTTTTATGCGAAGGAATAGTATTGATGAGATGCCACAGTTCTTTAATGTGTTAATGGGTGATATGTCGGTTGTAGGGCCAAGGCCGCACATGTTACAGCATACCGCAGAGTATTCGGCACTTATAGATCAGTTTATGGTACGCCATTTTCTATTACCTGGAATAACCGGATGGGCACAGGTGAATGGATTGCGTGGTGAAACCAGAGAGGATGGCTCTATGGAGGAACGGGTTGATGCAGATATCTGGTACCTTGAGAATTGGTCGCTCCTTTTGGATCTAAAGATTACTTTCTTAACCATATGGCAAATTCTTGTTGGGAATAAAAACGCCTGGTAA
- a CDS encoding NAD-dependent epimerase/dehydratase family protein, giving the protein MNVFVTGHLGYIGVHLVKQLKDLGHQVTGCDIDLFEGCEFEPFTRPDKELIKDIRDLTPEELSGHDCVMHLAAISNDPMGDLDEQITYDVNLKGSVELARLAKQAGVKRFLFSGSCSVYGKGDKLDLSETDPLNPVSAYAVSKIEAEKQISLMADDDFTPVYLRNATAYGYSPMLRIDLVVNNLLGCAHSKGEIRIMSDGSPWRPLIHCSDIAKAFVHLMMANKELVFNKAINIGDNRENYQVKDVADYVQELMPSALIKFTGEVGDDPRNYRVNFDLLNTLVPDFKLDYTLRSGMDELYKKYIANGFNQDDFDGDKYVRLRKLKHTINKIKAEA; this is encoded by the coding sequence ATGAATGTATTTGTAACCGGCCATCTGGGATATATAGGTGTGCATTTGGTAAAGCAGCTAAAGGACCTTGGGCATCAGGTAACCGGATGTGATATTGATCTTTTTGAAGGATGTGAATTTGAACCTTTTACAAGACCTGATAAGGAATTGATAAAAGACATCCGGGATTTAACCCCTGAAGAGCTGAGCGGGCATGATTGTGTGATGCATCTTGCGGCAATTTCTAATGACCCGATGGGGGATCTAGATGAACAAATCACTTACGATGTGAATTTAAAAGGATCGGTTGAGCTCGCCAGGCTGGCAAAGCAGGCAGGAGTTAAAAGGTTCCTTTTCTCGGGCAGCTGTTCGGTTTATGGAAAGGGCGATAAGCTTGACCTTTCGGAAACAGATCCGCTTAATCCGGTATCTGCCTATGCGGTATCCAAGATAGAGGCTGAGAAACAGATCTCTTTAATGGCAGATGATGATTTTACACCGGTATATCTTAGAAATGCTACTGCTTATGGGTATTCGCCAATGCTGCGGATAGATCTGGTAGTGAATAACCTGCTGGGTTGTGCCCATTCGAAAGGAGAGATCAGAATTATGAGTGACGGATCACCATGGCGCCCTTTGATTCATTGCAGTGATATTGCAAAGGCATTCGTTCATTTGATGATGGCCAATAAAGAACTGGTATTTAATAAAGCAATCAATATTGGTGACAACCGGGAAAATTACCAGGTAAAAGATGTTGCCGACTATGTTCAGGAGCTTATGCCATCGGCACTTATTAAATTTACCGGAGAAGTGGGTGACGATCCAAGAAATTACCGGGTCAATTTTGACCTGTTAAATACGCTGGTACCTGATTTTAAACTTGATTATACCTTACGTTCGGGAATGGATGAGCTGTATAAAAAATACATTGCGAACGGTTTTAATCAGGATGATTTTGATGGCGACAAGTATGTAAGGTTAAGGAAATTGAAACACACCATTAATAAGATCAAAGCAGAAGCATGA
- a CDS encoding NAD-dependent epimerase/dehydratase family protein, translating into MKILLTGASSFTGYWFATKLISEGHDVTAIFTRENAGAYPPERLKRIGLLGKDVHAVYGCKFGDNTFIKLLKEEKFDVLCHHAAEVTNYKQADFDIVKAVAANTLNIHTVFVALKDTGCKLVITGSVFEDINKVDDSNQSQKHFSGYGLSKSISSDLFHYYARQFDVNIGKFIISNPFGAFEEKRFLNYLITGWLNNESRSVNTPDYVRDNIHVELLASYYAYFIEQVAVSKDPVMSLAPSGYIETQGDFAARVAYEMSTRLNKDCIVLNNEQKDFSEPLTLFNSDKIVEIESRFDAQKAWDELAAFYMAG; encoded by the coding sequence ATGAAGATATTATTAACCGGTGCCAGCTCTTTTACAGGATATTGGTTTGCGACTAAACTGATTTCTGAAGGGCATGATGTTACTGCTATTTTTACCAGGGAAAATGCAGGGGCATATCCGCCAGAACGTTTAAAAAGGATCGGGTTATTAGGTAAAGATGTGCATGCGGTGTATGGATGTAAATTTGGCGACAATACATTTATTAAACTGCTTAAAGAAGAAAAGTTTGATGTGCTTTGTCACCATGCAGCAGAAGTTACCAATTACAAGCAAGCAGATTTCGATATTGTAAAAGCAGTTGCTGCAAATACCTTAAATATCCATACTGTTTTTGTAGCGCTTAAAGATACGGGCTGTAAACTTGTTATTACCGGTTCCGTATTTGAAGATATTAACAAGGTTGATGATAGCAACCAGTCCCAAAAGCATTTTTCGGGCTATGGACTTTCAAAATCTATCAGCTCCGATCTTTTTCATTACTATGCAAGGCAGTTTGATGTAAATATTGGCAAGTTCATTATCAGTAACCCATTTGGTGCCTTTGAAGAGAAGAGGTTTCTGAATTACCTGATCACGGGTTGGTTAAATAATGAAAGCAGGTCAGTAAATACTCCTGACTATGTAAGAGACAACATTCATGTGGAATTGCTGGCTAGTTATTACGCTTATTTTATAGAGCAGGTAGCGGTGTCAAAGGATCCGGTAATGAGCTTAGCTCCTTCAGGATATATAGAGACACAGGGTGACTTTGCTGCAAGGGTAGCTTATGAAATGAGTACACGGCTTAATAAAGACTGTATAGTGCTGAACAATGAGCAGAAGGATTTTTCTGAACCCTTAACCTTGTTTAATTCAGATAAGATTGTGGAAATAGAAAGCCGTTTTGATGCCCAAAAAGCATGGGATGAGCTTGCCGCTTTCTATATGGCAGGTTAA
- a CDS encoding acyltransferase — translation MPPDQKKSYFSYINSRFNNEWSKSNTAITLYRMLIYLLRGFWHRLFFGSASGLVFVGKGASIRYAKYLNVGKDFIVEDYAEVNCMAYKKIMIGDRVTIGKFALVRPTNSYGGAIGEGLKIGNNSSIGPYAYIGCSGMIEIGDNVMMSPRVSIYAENHVFDRTDITIKDQGVKREFVKIEDDCWIAANSIILAGVTIGKGSIIAAGSVVTRDVPPYSIVAGVPATVIKSRI, via the coding sequence ATGCCGCCAGATCAAAAAAAATCTTACTTCTCCTACATCAATTCCAGGTTTAACAATGAGTGGAGCAAAAGCAATACGGCAATCACCTTATACAGAATGCTCATCTACTTATTAAGGGGTTTCTGGCACCGATTATTTTTCGGTTCAGCAAGCGGCCTGGTTTTTGTTGGGAAGGGAGCATCGATACGTTATGCAAAATACCTGAACGTGGGCAAAGACTTTATTGTTGAGGATTACGCAGAAGTGAACTGCATGGCGTATAAAAAAATTATGATCGGAGACAGGGTAACTATAGGAAAATTTGCATTGGTAAGACCTACAAATTCTTACGGAGGAGCTATTGGTGAAGGTCTTAAAATTGGAAACAATTCCAGCATCGGCCCCTATGCTTATATTGGCTGCTCAGGCATGATTGAAATTGGCGACAATGTAATGATGTCTCCGCGGGTAAGTATATATGCCGAAAACCATGTTTTTGACAGAACAGACATTACCATTAAGGATCAGGGTGTGAAAAGAGAATTCGTTAAAATTGAAGACGATTGCTGGATTGCTGCCAATAGCATCATTCTGGCTGGCGTTACTATAGGAAAAGGATCCATAATTGCAGCAGGGAGCGTAGTTACGCGCGACGTTCCCCCATATAGTATAGTTGCGGGGGTACCGGCAACTGTTATAAAATCCAGAATTTAA
- a CDS encoding tyrosine-protein phosphatase: protein MFFFNRSSKSKYTDFSSIGIDMHSHLIPGVDDGAKDVQDSIQLISGLKELGFQHLITTPHTLQDIHPNTSETLKDGHSKLEGKLPDGITLNLSSEYYLDEQFQNQLNEGGIMPLHGNRLLVEFSQISRPHDLEEVFFDLGIKGYQVVLAHPERYLFFHKQFDYYKRIKEMGVELQVNALSFTEHYGKHIKAIAEKLIEKDMIDFIGTDIHHVRHLDSLKKVPTSKHFAKLVESGLLKNRELI from the coding sequence ATGTTTTTTTTCAACAGATCCAGTAAATCCAAGTACACAGATTTTAGCTCAATTGGCATTGATATGCACTCACACCTGATTCCAGGAGTGGATGATGGTGCAAAGGACGTACAAGATAGTATTCAATTAATTTCCGGATTAAAAGAGTTAGGCTTTCAACATCTCATTACTACACCGCATACTTTACAAGACATACATCCCAATACTTCTGAAACCTTAAAGGACGGACATTCAAAATTGGAAGGTAAACTACCTGATGGAATTACATTAAATCTCTCCTCAGAGTATTACCTTGATGAACAGTTTCAGAATCAGCTAAATGAGGGTGGTATAATGCCCCTACATGGCAACCGGTTATTGGTTGAATTTAGTCAAATATCAAGACCTCACGATCTTGAAGAAGTATTCTTTGACCTAGGGATTAAAGGATATCAAGTAGTACTGGCTCACCCAGAACGATATTTGTTCTTTCACAAACAATTCGATTATTACAAACGAATTAAAGAAATGGGAGTAGAATTGCAGGTTAATGCATTATCCTTTACTGAGCATTATGGTAAGCACATCAAAGCAATTGCTGAAAAGTTAATCGAAAAGGATATGATTGATTTTATCGGTACAGATATTCATCATGTGAGACACTTGGACAGTCTAAAGAAAGTCCCAACCAGCAAACACTTTGCAAAATTGGTAGAAAGCGGGTTACTTAAAAACAGAGAATTAATATAA
- the rfbC gene encoding dTDP-4-dehydrorhamnose 3,5-epimerase, producing MKFVETPLKGAYLIHLEKREDERGFFARAFCVNEFEAHGLNPAIVQINNSLSKDKGTLRGMHYQLAPKAEVKMVRCIKGALYDVILDLRIDSETFGQSFGQELSAENRTMMYVPEGFAHGFITLEEDTEAFYLSTGFYAPEYERGVRYNDPKFNIQWPATPVVVSEKDLNHPDFNEDYHLK from the coding sequence ATGAAATTTGTAGAAACACCACTTAAAGGAGCTTACCTGATCCATTTGGAAAAGCGGGAAGATGAGAGGGGCTTTTTCGCCAGGGCTTTTTGTGTAAACGAATTTGAAGCACATGGGTTGAATCCGGCAATAGTACAGATCAATAATTCTTTAAGTAAAGATAAAGGGACACTTAGAGGGATGCATTATCAGCTTGCACCAAAAGCGGAAGTAAAAATGGTACGCTGCATTAAGGGGGCTTTGTATGATGTGATATTAGACCTTAGAATAGACTCAGAAACCTTTGGCCAATCGTTTGGTCAGGAGCTTAGTGCCGAGAACAGGACCATGATGTATGTGCCTGAAGGATTTGCGCATGGATTTATCACTTTAGAAGAAGATACAGAAGCATTTTACCTGAGTACTGGCTTTTATGCACCTGAATATGAAAGAGGAGTTCGTTACAACGATCCTAAATTCAATATACAGTGGCCTGCAACGCCTGTTGTGGTTTCAGAGAAAGACCTGAATCATCCTGATTTTAATGAAGACTATCATTTGAAGTAA
- a CDS encoding polysaccharide biosynthesis/export family protein — protein MRKSFYLIAAILFMSSCGVKYKSVPYFQDLPVDSVLTEQISNKTVLKIEKNDILAITVSSLNPEASAIFNLGNTSSSQGNGSSSIDPMLTANGFAVDQEGAIQLPLIGDIKVEGLTTIKARELIQNKLLAYLKEPVVSLRLVNFKVNVLGDVARPGVYPIQNERVTVSEAISMAGDLNITAVRTNVLLIREKQGKREYIRLNMQSKELFNSPYYYMQNNDLLYVQPGNAKYASVDSSYRNVSIILSALSVLALLISRF, from the coding sequence ATGAGAAAATCCTTTTACTTGATTGCTGCAATTCTATTTATGAGTTCTTGCGGCGTAAAATATAAGTCGGTGCCTTATTTTCAGGACTTGCCAGTTGATAGCGTACTTACAGAACAGATTAGCAATAAAACTGTATTAAAGATCGAGAAGAATGATATCTTGGCAATTACAGTTTCTAGTTTGAATCCAGAAGCATCCGCAATTTTTAATTTAGGTAATACAAGTTCTTCTCAAGGAAATGGATCGTCATCCATTGATCCAATGCTTACAGCAAATGGATTTGCAGTAGATCAAGAGGGGGCTATTCAGTTGCCTTTAATTGGTGATATTAAAGTAGAAGGTTTAACAACAATAAAAGCTCGAGAGTTAATTCAAAATAAGTTGTTAGCTTATTTAAAAGAACCAGTAGTGAGCCTACGCTTAGTGAATTTTAAAGTTAATGTGCTAGGAGATGTGGCGCGTCCCGGGGTTTATCCTATTCAAAATGAGAGAGTTACTGTTTCTGAGGCTATAAGCATGGCGGGTGATTTAAATATTACAGCTGTTAGAACTAATGTGCTTCTAATTAGGGAGAAACAAGGCAAAAGAGAATACATTAGATTAAATATGCAAAGTAAAGAACTCTTTAATTCTCCTTATTATTATATGCAAAATAATGATCTGTTATATGTTCAGCCTGGTAATGCTAAATATGCTAGTGTTGATTCAAGTTATAGGAATGTAAGTATTATACTTTCTGCTTTGTCTGTACTTGCATTATTAATTTCCCGTTTTTAA
- a CDS encoding sugar phosphate nucleotidyltransferase produces MRNNIPIFILCGGLGTRIKEETEFRPKPMVPIGENPILIHIMNSYAKYGFKRFVLCTGFKSEVIKDYFLRYSELNSDFSIDFNTNTKKILSIDHNLDWDVTLAYTGAETMTGGRIAIAAEKYLNGSEHFGVTYGDGLCDADLNEHFDYHLSHNKIGTVLGVNPPSRFGEIKLDQDTVVEFSEKPAFNEKWINGGFFFFKKEFLGYLSKDKDCVLEKNPLVNLAKDSQLNLFKHKGFWACMDTQRDRDYLTELLEKNEAPWI; encoded by the coding sequence ATGAGAAACAATATTCCAATTTTTATATTATGCGGAGGCCTTGGAACACGAATCAAAGAAGAAACGGAATTTCGTCCGAAACCAATGGTTCCAATTGGAGAAAACCCAATCTTAATTCATATTATGAATTCTTATGCCAAATATGGCTTTAAGAGATTTGTATTGTGTACCGGGTTTAAATCGGAAGTTATAAAAGACTATTTTTTGCGTTATTCTGAATTGAACAGCGACTTTTCTATTGATTTCAATACGAATACCAAAAAGATTTTATCTATAGACCATAATCTTGACTGGGATGTTACCCTTGCTTATACAGGTGCGGAAACCATGACCGGAGGAAGGATTGCGATTGCGGCAGAGAAATACCTGAACGGATCAGAACATTTTGGTGTTACCTATGGAGATGGTTTATGCGATGCAGATCTGAACGAACATTTCGACTATCATTTGTCGCACAATAAGATCGGTACCGTGCTTGGGGTAAATCCACCATCAAGGTTTGGAGAAATTAAGCTTGATCAGGACACGGTAGTGGAGTTTTCTGAAAAGCCTGCATTTAATGAAAAGTGGATTAACGGGGGGTTCTTCTTTTTTAAAAAGGAATTCTTAGGATACCTTTCTAAAGATAAAGACTGCGTGTTAGAGAAAAATCCGCTTGTAAATCTTGCTAAAGACAGTCAGCTTAACCTTTTTAAACATAAAGGATTTTGGGCATGTATGGATACCCAAAGAGACAGAGATTACCTCACAGAGCTTCTTGAAAAAAATGAAGCTCCCTGGATTTAA
- a CDS encoding lipopolysaccharide biosynthesis protein: protein MKQYFIGSYKRLKQTNILSNFINLSSIQLSNALLLMLIYPIITHIIGIEAFGFVMLANTFSGLASIAINYGTNQSGIRDVAINIKNPYELRNVFYVTFWMRVLIFILFILTVIGMQWLNIKYYTFIVLAIPIVIAEVLNPLFFFTGTEKLKLYNIANLISKAAIIVLVIVVIKGPEDAKWVNLIMGTSSSLTYIALLGYAMYQHKLTFLIPKKQEMLKIGKENFYLTINSVSVQLQQSLMVFALAKWGSPAWLGAYSLCDKIIWSSRIMIISVSNAIYPKAAQFYQEGPKLWEAYMKRMKGLMAMIFSFGSLLLFIMPGFFIHLISGEHNDMAISFLRIMAFVPAVAAFNSLNVVDLLLKNNTRSIFNISIILFIIACVACFFLMNIANYHWLGLYTLIVECSALAMYEYVIKKSVNYDAHKLA, encoded by the coding sequence TTGAAGCAATACTTTATAGGTTCTTACAAGCGCCTTAAACAAACCAACATTTTATCTAACTTCATCAACCTAAGTAGCATACAGCTTTCCAACGCCTTGTTACTCATGCTGATCTATCCTATAATTACGCATATTATAGGAATTGAAGCCTTTGGGTTTGTTATGCTTGCCAATACCTTTTCAGGGCTCGCTAGTATCGCTATCAATTATGGTACCAATCAATCAGGAATAAGAGACGTCGCGATAAATATAAAAAATCCTTACGAGCTCCGAAATGTTTTTTATGTAACGTTCTGGATGAGAGTCCTCATTTTTATCCTGTTTATATTAACAGTTATTGGAATGCAATGGCTAAACATTAAATATTATACATTTATTGTTTTAGCCATACCCATAGTTATAGCCGAGGTTTTAAATCCTTTATTCTTCTTTACCGGAACCGAAAAGCTAAAACTATATAATATAGCCAACCTGATCTCTAAAGCGGCCATCATTGTATTGGTTATTGTAGTGATAAAAGGGCCGGAGGATGCTAAATGGGTAAACCTGATTATGGGTACCTCTTCATCCTTAACCTATATCGCGCTTTTGGGATATGCCATGTATCAGCATAAACTCACTTTTTTGATTCCCAAAAAGCAGGAAATGTTAAAAATCGGCAAGGAGAACTTTTACTTAACCATCAATAGCGTTTCCGTTCAGCTTCAGCAATCCTTAATGGTTTTTGCCCTCGCCAAATGGGGAAGCCCGGCCTGGCTTGGCGCCTACTCGCTTTGTGATAAAATTATATGGTCGTCCAGGATCATGATCATCTCTGTATCAAACGCCATCTACCCTAAAGCAGCCCAGTTTTATCAGGAAGGACCCAAATTATGGGAGGCATATATGAAGCGCATGAAAGGCTTGATGGCAATGATATTTTCTTTCGGATCACTCCTGCTGTTTATTATGCCCGGCTTTTTTATTCACTTAATTTCGGGTGAACATAATGATATGGCCATCAGTTTTCTCAGAATTATGGCTTTTGTTCCCGCTGTTGCAGCCTTTAATTCACTCAACGTTGTTGATCTGCTTCTGAAAAACAATACAAGGTCTATTTTTAACATCTCTATAATTCTTTTTATTATAGCATGCGTTGCCTGTTTCTTTCTGATGAACATTGCCAACTACCACTGGCTGGGGCTATATACTTTAATCGTAGAATGCAGTGCTTTAGCAATGTACGAGTATGTTATAAAAAAATCCGTAAACTATGACGCCCACAAACTTGCCTAA
- a CDS encoding glycosyltransferase family 4 protein: MAKTIVVGLDIRDLRIAKTGARTYLEEIYKEFQKGRPGFRFHFFDTSIPVYTGRNKFFKLIEQARFIFWKQIVLPAKAAAYGCDILFCTDYFVPVMTLNYKTVPVFHDAFFWEYPEHYNKYWLMTFNFLGVWAAKRAAVITTPTEYAKTTVLSYLQIPADKVIPIPEAPKTLMRLSGNATQSLTLKTGKYLLHIGVFEKRKNLIVLLEAFSMLRTAGYLDFSLVLAGQFSPKSDMDGSAEIINAINHYQLQDYVLMPGYIHDRDLAAYYLNAELYVFPSVNEGFGLPVLEAFQHDLPVIVANNTSLPEVGGDAVLQFDPYDVTDLLNKMKMIIDNAALRSEMIQKGRKRLEDFSWEKTANELLNLFKKVK; this comes from the coding sequence ATGGCTAAAACAATTGTAGTAGGCCTGGATATTAGAGACCTGAGGATTGCCAAAACAGGCGCCAGAACTTATCTTGAAGAGATTTACAAAGAGTTTCAGAAAGGCCGTCCGGGTTTCAGGTTTCATTTTTTTGACACTTCAATTCCTGTATATACCGGACGTAATAAATTTTTCAAACTAATAGAGCAGGCGCGGTTTATTTTCTGGAAGCAGATAGTATTGCCGGCGAAAGCTGCTGCATATGGTTGCGACATCCTCTTTTGTACTGACTATTTTGTTCCTGTGATGACCCTGAACTATAAAACAGTCCCGGTTTTTCACGATGCTTTCTTTTGGGAGTACCCCGAACATTATAACAAGTACTGGCTCATGACCTTTAATTTTTTAGGGGTATGGGCAGCCAAAAGAGCGGCAGTGATTACCACACCTACCGAGTATGCAAAAACTACCGTGCTAAGCTATTTGCAGATCCCGGCCGATAAAGTGATCCCAATCCCGGAGGCACCAAAAACACTAATGCGCCTTAGCGGCAATGCAACTCAAAGTCTTACGCTAAAAACAGGAAAGTACCTGTTGCATATCGGGGTTTTTGAAAAAAGGAAAAATCTGATTGTATTGCTCGAGGCATTTTCCATGCTCCGCACTGCAGGATACCTGGATTTCTCCTTAGTACTGGCCGGACAGTTTAGTCCAAAAAGTGATATGGACGGAAGTGCAGAAATTATTAATGCCATAAATCATTACCAGCTACAGGACTATGTGCTTATGCCCGGCTATATTCACGACAGGGATCTTGCCGCTTATTATCTAAATGCGGAGTTATATGTTTTTCCATCCGTAAATGAAGGCTTTGGTTTGCCTGTTTTAGAGGCTTTTCAGCACGATCTTCCGGTTATTGTTGCCAACAATACTTCATTGCCCGAGGTTGGCGGAGATGCAGTACTTCAGTTTGACCCCTATGATGTTACCGATCTGCTTAACAAAATGAAAATGATTATTGACAATGCAGCACTAAGATCGGAAATGATCCAAAAAGGAAGAAAACGCCTCGAGGATTTCTCCTGGGAAAAGACTGCAAATGAATTATTGAACTTATTTAAGAAAGTAAAATAG
- a CDS encoding glycosyltransferase family 2 protein encodes MTPTNLPKSIAVILINWNSYEYTHNCIRSLNNMGFKDFDIILVDNGSMDGSDNKLVKDFPDIIFLKIVHNIGFTGSNNLALNYCINRGYKYSMMLNNDTIVEPDFLEVLYNYIENNPDVAAVQPKIYFEHDRGLLWNAGSYFNNWTGQASTEGYNKRTTPNSDKLKEVDWITGCGLLVHTDLLRTAGLLDESLFMYYEDVDLSFRIKKSGLKLMYVPDSVIYHIAGAAYKTKKKTKEGIVNPIVHYHNARNQIWMIKRYLTPLQKLTAYPYTFMYFGAVLVYFLLRWRLVKFKTYLKAIKDGLSGNMTDKYAFDPEV; translated from the coding sequence ATGACGCCCACAAACTTGCCTAAATCAATCGCCGTTATTTTAATAAACTGGAATAGTTATGAATATACCCACAACTGCATCCGGTCTTTAAACAATATGGGTTTTAAAGATTTTGACATCATACTTGTTGACAATGGATCAATGGATGGTTCGGATAACAAACTGGTTAAAGATTTTCCGGACATTATTTTTCTGAAGATAGTACACAATATAGGCTTTACAGGGAGCAATAACCTTGCGCTAAACTATTGCATTAACAGAGGGTACAAGTATTCAATGATGTTAAACAATGATACTATTGTTGAACCTGACTTTTTAGAGGTCCTCTACAACTACATAGAAAACAATCCTGATGTGGCTGCCGTACAACCTAAAATTTATTTTGAGCACGACAGGGGTCTGTTATGGAATGCAGGTTCCTATTTTAACAATTGGACAGGCCAGGCATCAACAGAAGGTTACAACAAAAGAACAACACCCAATTCAGATAAACTTAAAGAGGTAGACTGGATTACCGGCTGTGGCCTTTTAGTACATACGGACCTTTTAAGAACTGCAGGACTGTTAGACGAAAGCCTGTTTATGTATTATGAGGATGTTGACCTGTCTTTCAGAATAAAAAAATCAGGACTTAAATTAATGTACGTGCCCGATAGCGTTATATACCACATTGCGGGGGCTGCCTATAAAACAAAAAAGAAAACCAAAGAGGGAATTGTAAATCCTATTGTGCATTATCATAATGCACGCAATCAAATATGGATGATCAAAAGGTATTTAACCCCCTTGCAAAAGCTCACTGCATATCCTTATACATTTATGTACTTTGGGGCTGTACTTGTTTATTTCCTGTTAAGGTGGCGTCTGGTAAAATTTAAAACTTACCTGAAAGCAATTAAAGATGGCCTAAGTGGAAACATGACTGATAAATACGCTTTCGATCCTGAAGTTTAA